In Paracoccus aerodenitrificans, the following are encoded in one genomic region:
- a CDS encoding MFS transporter, which yields MTAASTTDGSENPAIMRRARRNVAVLIAAQALMGAQMPMVFIMGGLAGQMLAPNPCLATLPISMVVLGSALSARPLSGLMQRYGRLAGFQLAAGSGAAGALIALYGLLQGSFLLYLLGSLLTGVYMAAQGFFRFAATDTAPPSFEARAISYVLAGGLASAIIGPALVRMTGEMTAIPFIYTYASVAVLNVVGAALFLLLDLPPPQRDGDEGGQPAGRTTSQILRDPQIIVAMVCGMVSYALMNLVMTSTPIAMVGCGLSQNQASNVVSAHVLAMFIPSFFTGHLIARFGAARIVATGLLILTTAGAVALSGVEIGQFYGTLILLGLGWNFGFIGATAMVARAHSPEERGKVQGLNDLVVFSGVFLASLSSGGLMNCSGAVDAQAGWSAVNLAMVPFLILAGAALIWLRMRPKPVQV from the coding sequence ATGACCGCGGCAAGCACAACCGACGGGTCGGAAAACCCCGCGATCATGCGGCGTGCCCGCCGGAATGTCGCAGTTCTGATCGCGGCGCAGGCCTTGATGGGCGCACAAATGCCGATGGTCTTCATCATGGGCGGGCTTGCCGGGCAGATGCTTGCGCCGAATCCCTGTCTGGCGACGCTTCCGATTTCGATGGTGGTTCTGGGGTCCGCGCTCAGTGCAAGGCCGCTTTCGGGGCTGATGCAGCGTTACGGCCGTCTTGCCGGGTTCCAGCTTGCCGCCGGATCGGGCGCCGCCGGTGCGCTGATCGCGCTGTATGGGTTACTTCAGGGCAGCTTTCTGCTGTATCTGCTGGGTTCGCTGCTGACCGGCGTCTATATGGCGGCGCAGGGTTTTTTCCGCTTCGCAGCGACGGATACAGCGCCGCCCTCGTTCGAGGCCCGCGCGATCAGCTATGTTCTGGCAGGCGGACTGGCCTCGGCGATCATCGGCCCCGCTCTGGTCCGCATGACTGGAGAGATGACGGCGATACCGTTTATCTACACCTATGCATCGGTTGCGGTCCTGAACGTGGTCGGCGCGGCCTTGTTTCTGCTGCTGGATCTGCCACCGCCGCAGCGCGATGGTGACGAGGGCGGTCAGCCTGCCGGGCGCACGACCTCGCAGATCCTGCGTGATCCTCAGATCATCGTCGCGATGGTGTGCGGAATGGTGTCTTATGCGCTGATGAATCTGGTCATGACCTCGACCCCGATCGCGATGGTCGGCTGCGGGCTGAGCCAGAATCAGGCCTCGAATGTGGTCTCGGCCCATGTGCTGGCGATGTTCATCCCGTCTTTCTTCACCGGCCATCTCATCGCCCGTTTCGGAGCGGCCAGGATCGTGGCGACAGGGTTGCTGATCCTGACCACGGCAGGCGCCGTCGCGCTGAGCGGGGTTGAGATCGGGCAGTTCTACGGCACGCTGATCCTGTTGGGACTCGGCTGGAATTTCGGCTTTATCGGCGCAACCGCAATGGTCGCCCGCGCCCACAGCCCGGAAGAGCGCGGCAAAGTGCAGGGACTTAACGATCTGGTCGTGTTCAGCGGCGTGTTCCTTGCCTCGCTGTCGTCGGGCGGTCTGATGAACTGCTCGGGCGCGGTCGATGCGCAGGCGGGGTGGAGCGCGGTGAATCTGGCGATGGTGCCGTTTCTGATCCTTGCGGGCGCGGCGCTGATCTGGCTGCGGATGCGTCCGAAACCCGTACAGGTATAG
- the eda gene encoding bifunctional 4-hydroxy-2-oxoglutarate aldolase/2-dehydro-3-deoxy-phosphogluconate aldolase — protein MNPKTQSEHTRKICELAPVIPVIVIDDATRAEPLATALISGGLPVLEVTLRTDAALDAIRAMSKVEGGHVGAGTVLTPDQVYRAKDAGASFAVAPGATETLIRACEEASLPLLPGSVTASEVMQAAEYGYDMLKFFPAETSGGAPALKALAGPLPHVTFCPTGGVTPDNAGSYLSLPNVICVGSSWVASGAAIADGDWQGIESRARSASHLRQR, from the coding sequence ATGAATCCCAAGACGCAGTCCGAACATACGCGCAAAATCTGCGAACTGGCCCCGGTCATTCCCGTGATCGTCATCGACGATGCCACACGGGCCGAGCCGCTTGCCACCGCGCTGATCTCGGGCGGGCTGCCGGTGCTGGAGGTGACCTTGCGGACCGATGCTGCTCTGGATGCGATCAGGGCCATGTCGAAGGTCGAAGGCGGTCATGTAGGGGCCGGTACAGTGCTGACCCCGGATCAGGTCTATCGGGCCAAGGATGCGGGTGCCTCATTCGCCGTCGCTCCGGGTGCGACCGAGACGCTGATCCGCGCCTGCGAGGAGGCCTCGCTGCCCTTGCTGCCAGGGTCGGTCACTGCATCCGAGGTCATGCAGGCCGCCGAATACGGCTATGACATGCTGAAATTCTTTCCGGCAGAGACCTCGGGCGGGGCGCCTGCGCTGAAGGCTCTGGCCGGTCCCCTGCCCCATGTTACCTTCTGCCCGACAGGCGGGGTGACGCCGGATAATGCGGGCAGCTATTTGTCGCTGCCGAATGTGATCTGTGTCGGATCGAGCTGGGTTGCCTCTGGCGCCGCGATTGCCGACGGGGACTGGCAGGGCATTGAAAGCCGGGCCCGCAGCGCGTCGCATTTGCGACAGCGCTGA
- a CDS encoding TAXI family TRAP transporter solute-binding subunit, whose amino-acid sequence MRRLLVLLAVLVAYALPATAQDNRPELRFFRIGNGSTAGTYYPIGGIIAAAISNPPGAAECSDGGYCGVPGLLASAVASAGSVENVEAIGKGALESGFAQADVAYWAQTGTGNFAGLPAIANLRAIASLYPETLHIVARKDAGVETLADLRGKRVSLDEPGSGTLVDARLVLDAAGLKDEDMTVLHLPAARAAAAMQAGELDVFFFVGGYPAPAISQLAGQADVTLVPVSDEVVARLTGPRAFFLPGTLPRGAYRGVEQDVATLSVGALWLTAAEQPDDLIYAITRVLWNDYTMRQLAYGHPVGRRIIRNNALNGIAIPLHPGAERYYREAGLLK is encoded by the coding sequence ATGCGCCGGCTCCTTGTCCTGCTTGCGGTCCTGGTGGCATATGCATTGCCCGCAACCGCGCAGGACAACCGGCCAGAGCTGCGTTTCTTCAGGATCGGCAACGGATCGACCGCAGGCACATATTACCCCATCGGCGGAATCATCGCGGCGGCGATTTCCAACCCGCCCGGCGCTGCGGAATGCAGCGATGGCGGGTATTGTGGGGTTCCGGGATTGCTGGCCTCGGCCGTGGCTTCGGCCGGGTCTGTCGAGAATGTCGAGGCGATCGGGAAAGGCGCATTGGAATCGGGCTTCGCGCAGGCCGATGTCGCCTATTGGGCGCAGACCGGCACGGGCAATTTCGCCGGACTGCCTGCCATCGCCAATCTTCGCGCCATTGCAAGCCTCTATCCCGAAACGCTGCATATCGTCGCGCGGAAGGATGCCGGGGTGGAGACGCTGGCGGATCTTCGCGGCAAGCGGGTCTCGCTGGATGAACCCGGCTCGGGGACTCTGGTGGATGCGCGGCTGGTGCTGGATGCTGCCGGGCTGAAGGATGAGGATATGACCGTCCTGCATCTGCCCGCCGCGCGTGCCGCCGCCGCAATGCAGGCCGGAGAGCTCGATGTGTTTTTCTTTGTCGGCGGTTATCCTGCTCCGGCGATCAGTCAGCTTGCCGGTCAGGCGGATGTGACTCTGGTCCCTGTCAGCGATGAGGTCGTCGCCAGGCTGACCGGACCCCGCGCCTTCTTCCTGCCCGGCACATTGCCCCGGGGGGCCTATCGTGGGGTCGAACAGGATGTCGCGACGCTGTCGGTCGGGGCGCTGTGGCTGACAGCCGCAGAGCAGCCGGACGATCTGATCTATGCGATCACCCGGGTCCTGTGGAACGATTACACGATGCGCCAGCTTGCCTATGGCCATCCGGTCGGGCGACGCATCATCCGCAATAACGCCTTGAACGGTATCGCGATTCCGTTACATCCTGGGGCTGAAAGATATTACCGTGAGGCAGGATTGCTGAAATAG
- a CDS encoding lytic transglycosylase domain-containing protein, which produces MSERGLRGALPPGLTASPRDISASVISRRGALLGLLTLAACGGGPGEAPEVAVTQSLYPGETPEMRRKINYWSSYHGIPASLMHKVVQRESDYRANARNGPYYGLMQILPQTARTMGYRGSPAGLLDADTNLNYAGKYLRGAYIVADGNQDEAVMWYARGYYYEAKRKGLLEETGLRS; this is translated from the coding sequence ATGTCTGAGCGCGGCCTCAGGGGGGCGCTGCCCCCCGGCCTGACGGCCTCCCCACGGGATATTTCCGCCAGTGTGATAAGCCGGAGAGGGGCGCTGCTTGGCCTGCTGACACTGGCGGCATGCGGCGGCGGGCCGGGCGAGGCACCGGAGGTTGCTGTAACGCAGTCGCTGTATCCCGGTGAGACGCCGGAAATGCGGCGCAAGATCAATTACTGGTCCTCTTATCACGGTATTCCGGCCTCGCTGATGCACAAGGTGGTACAGCGCGAGTCGGATTATCGTGCCAATGCCCGCAACGGGCCTTATTACGGGCTGATGCAGATCCTGCCCCAGACAGCGCGGACGATGGGATATCGCGGGTCCCCGGCAGGGCTTCTCGATGCCGATACGAATCTGAACTATGCCGGGAAATATCTGCGCGGCGCCTATATTGTCGCGGACGGCAATCAGGACGAGGCGGTGATGTGGTATGCGCGTGGCTATTACTATGAGGCGAAGCGCAAGGGCCTGCTTGAAGAAACGGGGCTGAGAAGCTGA
- the lpdA gene encoding dihydrolipoyl dehydrogenase produces MSSYDLIVIGAGPGGYVCAIRAAQLGLKTAVIEGRGTLGGTCLNVGCIPSKALLHASHMFHEAGHNFEKMGLMGEEPSVDWTIMQSYKAETVETNTKGIEFLFKKNKIDWIKGWAEITAPGKVKVGEDSYETKNIVIATGSEPSPLKGVEIDNAGGVIVDSTGALTLPKLPKTMIVIGAGVIGLELGSVYARLGAEVTVIEYLDAVTPGMDAEVQKQFQKILGKQGMKFVLGAAVQSATMTDGTAKVTYKLRKDDSEQTAEADVVLLATGRRPYIEGLGLDKAGVELTDRGQVKIDDHWATSVKGIYAIGDAVPGPMLAHKAEDEGMAVAEIIAGKAGHVNYDVIPSVIYTSPEVASVGLTEAAAKETGRKVKTGKFPFLGNARAKAMFQGDGFVKIVADAETDRILGCHIIGPNAGEMIHEICVAMEFGASAEDVALTCHAHPTTSEAVREAALALGDGPIHV; encoded by the coding sequence ATGTCCAGCTACGACCTCATCGTCATCGGCGCCGGCCCCGGCGGTTATGTATGCGCCATTCGCGCCGCTCAGCTTGGCCTCAAGACGGCTGTGATCGAGGGGCGCGGAACTCTGGGCGGCACCTGCCTGAATGTCGGCTGCATCCCGTCAAAGGCACTGCTTCACGCCTCGCATATGTTCCACGAGGCGGGACATAATTTCGAGAAAATGGGCCTGATGGGCGAAGAACCCTCGGTCGACTGGACGATCATGCAGTCCTACAAGGCCGAAACGGTCGAGACGAATACCAAGGGGATCGAGTTCCTGTTCAAGAAGAACAAGATCGACTGGATCAAGGGGTGGGCCGAGATCACTGCGCCGGGCAAGGTGAAAGTGGGCGAGGACAGCTATGAGACGAAGAATATCGTCATCGCCACCGGCTCCGAACCAAGCCCGCTGAAAGGCGTCGAGATAGACAATGCGGGCGGTGTCATCGTGGATTCGACCGGTGCGCTGACCCTGCCGAAGCTGCCGAAGACCATGATCGTCATCGGCGCGGGTGTGATCGGGCTTGAGCTTGGATCGGTTTATGCCCGTCTCGGGGCCGAGGTTACGGTGATCGAATATCTGGACGCGGTTACTCCCGGCATGGATGCCGAGGTTCAGAAGCAGTTCCAGAAAATCCTTGGCAAACAGGGCATGAAATTCGTCCTCGGCGCAGCCGTTCAGTCCGCGACAATGACCGACGGCACGGCGAAAGTGACCTATAAGCTGCGCAAGGATGACAGCGAGCAGACAGCCGAGGCCGATGTGGTCCTGCTGGCCACGGGCCGCCGCCCCTATATCGAGGGTCTGGGGCTGGACAAGGCCGGTGTCGAGCTGACCGATCGCGGTCAGGTGAAGATCGACGATCATTGGGCGACCAGCGTCAAGGGCATCTATGCGATCGGCGATGCCGTTCCCGGCCCGATGCTGGCCCATAAGGCCGAAGATGAGGGCATGGCCGTGGCCGAAATCATCGCAGGCAAGGCCGGACATGTGAATTACGATGTCATTCCAAGTGTGATTTACACCTCTCCCGAAGTCGCGAGCGTCGGACTGACCGAGGCCGCCGCGAAAGAGACCGGGCGCAAGGTGAAAACCGGGAAATTCCCCTTCCTCGGCAATGCGCGCGCCAAGGCGATGTTCCAAGGCGATGGTTTCGTGAAGATCGTGGCCGATGCCGAAACCGACCGGATTCTGGGCTGCCATATCATCGGACCGAATGCGGGCGAGATGATCCATGAAATCTGCGTCGCGATGGAGTTCGGGGCCTCGGCAGAGGATGTGGCGCTGACCTGTCACGCCCATCCGACCACCTCGGAAGCGGTGCGCGAGGCGGCACTGGCGCTTGGAGATGGCCCGATCCATGTCTGA
- a CDS encoding MAPEG family protein translates to MAAELTVLALAALLQAFQIGLAGMVMNSDVGATWNTGPRDSQPEFSALTGRLRRAVNNHFEGLVFFTIAVVVVTASGQESAVTAASAWIYLLARVLYIPAYALGWSPWRSVIWACGFMASLVMLFATLF, encoded by the coding sequence ATGGCCGCCGAACTGACGGTACTTGCCCTCGCGGCGTTGTTGCAGGCGTTCCAGATCGGTCTGGCCGGAATGGTCATGAACTCCGATGTGGGTGCGACGTGGAATACCGGCCCGCGCGACAGCCAGCCCGAATTCTCGGCCCTGACCGGAAGGCTGCGCCGGGCGGTGAATAATCACTTCGAGGGGCTGGTTTTCTTCACCATCGCCGTTGTCGTCGTCACCGCGTCGGGACAGGAAAGCGCCGTTACGGCGGCATCTGCGTGGATCTATCTTCTGGCGCGGGTGCTGTATATTCCCGCCTATGCGCTTGGCTGGTCACCCTGGCGCAGCGTGATCTGGGCCTGTGGTTTCATGGCGTCTCTGGTGATGCTGTTTGCGACCCTGTTCTGA
- a CDS encoding MAPEG family protein, producing MTTELTVLALAALLQACQFAIFAVRANLELGPAVTMGPRDKPVAMSAVTGRLQRALSNHFEGLSLFTIAVVVVTLGEAQSGLTAICAWLYLIARVLYVPAYALGWTPWRSVIFAVGFFATMIMILAALF from the coding sequence ATGACGACCGAACTGACCGTACTGGCTCTGGCAGCGCTGCTTCAGGCCTGCCAGTTCGCCATCTTCGCCGTCCGCGCCAATCTGGAACTGGGACCGGCAGTCACGATGGGGCCGCGCGACAAGCCGGTCGCCATGTCAGCAGTCACGGGACGGTTGCAAAGGGCGCTGAGCAACCATTTCGAGGGGTTGAGCCTGTTCACCATCGCCGTGGTCGTGGTGACACTGGGCGAGGCGCAATCGGGGCTGACCGCCATCTGTGCCTGGCTTTATCTGATCGCGCGGGTGCTTTATGTACCGGCCTATGCGTTGGGCTGGACGCCGTGGCGCTCGGTCATCTTTGCCGTTGGCTTCTTCGCCACCATGATCATGATCCTTGCCGCCTTGTTCTGA
- a CDS encoding EVE domain-containing protein: MTNPRHLVGVVSRNHVMIGVRAGFAMLNHGKLAPLKRLSPGDTLIYYSPKTAYPDGETLQAFTALGTVRDAPPYQAEMRPGMMGFRRDIDWVDATETPVASLRSMLEFTRGNWGMLARRGLFEISEADGRTIRSAMLKE; this comes from the coding sequence ATGACCAATCCGCGCCACTTGGTCGGAGTCGTCAGCCGTAATCACGTCATGATCGGTGTCAGAGCCGGTTTCGCCATGCTGAATCACGGCAAGCTTGCGCCGCTGAAACGGCTCAGCCCCGGGGACACGCTGATTTATTACTCTCCGAAAACAGCCTACCCGGATGGCGAGACGCTGCAAGCCTTCACGGCCCTTGGCACGGTCCGGGATGCACCGCCCTATCAGGCCGAAATGCGGCCCGGCATGATGGGTTTCCGTCGCGATATCGACTGGGTGGACGCAACCGAAACGCCAGTCGCCTCGTTGAGAAGCATGCTTGAATTCACCCGTGGAAACTGGGGCATGCTGGCCCGCCGCGGGCTGTTCGAAATTTCAGAGGCGGATGGCCGCACCATCCGCAGCGCCATGCTGAAGGAGTAA
- a CDS encoding GNAT family N-acetyltransferase — protein sequence MQIRDATEDDIRAILSIYNDAVINSTATWNETPVDAANRRAWLADRQQSGYPVLVAVSSEGDVLGYASFGDWRAFDGYRHTVEHSVYVAKDGRGAGLGGALMRELIARARGMGKHVMVAGIEAGNIASIRLHERLGFQHVGLLPQVGAKFGRWLDLAFLQLALDDRQQPDAGKD from the coding sequence ATGCAAATACGCGACGCGACGGAAGACGATATCCGCGCCATTCTCTCAATCTACAATGATGCGGTGATCAACTCGACCGCCACCTGGAACGAAACCCCGGTCGATGCGGCGAACCGCCGCGCGTGGCTGGCTGACCGGCAGCAATCGGGCTATCCGGTGCTGGTTGCCGTTTCCTCAGAGGGTGATGTGCTTGGCTATGCCTCTTTCGGGGATTGGCGGGCCTTTGACGGCTATCGTCACACAGTCGAGCATTCCGTCTATGTCGCAAAAGATGGACGGGGTGCCGGTCTGGGCGGGGCTCTGATGCGTGAGTTGATCGCGCGGGCGCGAGGGATGGGAAAACATGTCATGGTCGCCGGGATCGAGGCCGGGAATATTGCCTCGATCAGGCTGCATGAGAGGCTGGGGTTTCAGCATGTCGGCCTGCTGCCTCAGGTCGGGGCCAAGTTCGGACGCTGGCTCGATCTTGCCTTCCTGCAACTGGCTCTGGACGACCGGCAGCAGCCGGATGCGGGCAAGGATTGA
- the odhB gene encoding 2-oxoglutarate dehydrogenase complex dihydrolipoyllysine-residue succinyltransferase: MTTEVRVPTLGESVTEATVATWFKQVGDTVSADEMLCELETDKVTVEVPAPAAGVLAEIVAAEGETVGVDALLAQIDESGKGASSGGRKQDKQDGGSAKAAKDGAEDDAPKKEAQKGQKNMSGNSVDVMVPSLGESVTEATVATWFKKVGDQVEADEMLCELETDKVSVEVPAPAAGVLAEILAEEGDTVDASAKLAVITEGASGGKSRSKSAPEPEAEGDGDDDTASDVGSPGAGPEDTKKRKDDVEDAPSAKKAMAEQNIDRDQVQGSGKDGRVMKEDVAKAKSGGDKTPAKAPAKAPASADQAGREERVKMTRLRQTIARRLKDAQNTAAMLTTYNEADMKAIMDLRNEYKDQFEKKHGVKLGFMSFFVKACCHALNEVPEVNAEIDGTEVVYKNYVNMGVAVGTPNGLVVPVVPDADQKSFAAIEKEIGELGKKGRDGKLTMDEMQGGTFTISNGGVYGSLMSSPILNPPQSGILGMHKIQDRPMVVGGEIVIRPMMYLALSYDHRIVDGKGAVTFLVRVKEALEDPRRLLMDL; this comes from the coding sequence ATGACAACCGAAGTCCGCGTTCCCACTCTGGGCGAATCCGTGACCGAAGCCACTGTCGCCACCTGGTTCAAGCAGGTCGGCGACACGGTTTCGGCAGATGAAATGCTGTGTGAGCTGGAAACCGACAAGGTCACGGTCGAGGTGCCCGCCCCCGCCGCCGGTGTGCTGGCCGAAATCGTCGCCGCCGAAGGCGAAACGGTCGGTGTCGATGCGCTGCTGGCACAGATCGACGAATCCGGCAAGGGTGCCTCGTCGGGCGGCAGGAAACAGGACAAGCAGGATGGGGGTTCTGCCAAGGCGGCCAAGGACGGCGCCGAAGACGACGCCCCCAAAAAAGAAGCGCAAAAAGGACAGAAGAATATGAGCGGAAATTCCGTTGACGTCATGGTGCCCTCTCTTGGTGAATCGGTCACCGAGGCAACCGTCGCCACCTGGTTCAAGAAAGTCGGCGATCAGGTCGAGGCAGACGAAATGCTGTGCGAACTGGAAACCGACAAGGTCTCGGTCGAGGTTCCCGCCCCCGCTGCGGGCGTGCTGGCCGAAATCCTCGCCGAGGAAGGCGACACGGTCGATGCCTCGGCAAAGCTGGCCGTCATTACCGAAGGCGCATCGGGCGGAAAATCCCGAAGCAAATCCGCGCCCGAGCCAGAGGCCGAAGGCGACGGCGATGACGACACTGCCAGCGATGTCGGTTCTCCGGGTGCCGGTCCCGAAGATACCAAAAAGCGCAAGGACGATGTCGAGGACGCGCCCTCCGCCAAGAAGGCAATGGCCGAACAGAACATCGACCGCGATCAGGTTCAGGGCTCGGGCAAGGATGGCCGTGTCATGAAAGAGGACGTGGCCAAGGCGAAATCCGGCGGCGACAAGACCCCCGCCAAAGCGCCTGCCAAGGCACCCGCATCCGCCGATCAGGCCGGGCGCGAGGAACGCGTCAAGATGACCCGCCTGCGCCAGACCATCGCCCGCCGTCTGAAGGACGCGCAGAACACCGCCGCCATGCTGACCACCTATAATGAGGCGGACATGAAGGCGATCATGGATCTGCGCAACGAATACAAGGACCAGTTCGAGAAGAAGCACGGCGTCAAGCTGGGTTTCATGTCCTTCTTCGTGAAGGCCTGTTGCCACGCGCTGAACGAAGTCCCCGAGGTGAATGCCGAGATCGACGGAACCGAGGTTGTCTACAAGAACTACGTCAATATGGGCGTGGCCGTCGGCACCCCGAACGGTCTGGTCGTCCCGGTCGTGCCCGACGCCGACCAGAAAAGCTTCGCCGCGATCGAGAAAGAAATCGGCGAGCTTGGCAAGAAAGGCCGCGACGGCAAGCTGACGATGGACGAAATGCAGGGCGGCACCTTCACCATCTCGAATGGCGGCGTCTATGGCTCGCTGATGTCCTCACCGATCCTGAACCCGCCGCAATCGGGCATTCTGGGCATGCACAAGATCCAGGACCGCCCGATGGTCGTCGGCGGCGAAATCGTCATTCGCCCGATGATGTATCTGGCGCTGTCCTACGATCACCGCATCGTGGATGGCAAAGGCGCGGTGACCTTCCTCGTCCGCGTCAAAGAGGCGCTGGAAGATCCGCGCCGCCTGCTGATGGATCTGTAA